Proteins from a genomic interval of Medicago truncatula cultivar Jemalong A17 chromosome 3, MtrunA17r5.0-ANR, whole genome shotgun sequence:
- the LOC25490031 gene encoding GTP-binding nuclear protein Ran/TC4, with the protein MALPNQQTVDYPSFKLVIVGDGGTGKTTFVKRHLTGEFEKKYEPTIGVEVHPLDFFTNCGKIRFYCWDTAGQEKFGGLRDGYYIHGQCAIIMFDVTARLTYKNVPTWHRDLCRVCENIPIVLCGNKVDVKNRQVKAKQVTFHRKKNLQYYEISAKSNYNFEKPFLYLARKLAGDPNLHFVESPALAPPEVQIDLAAQQVHENELLQAANQPLPDDDDDAFE; encoded by the exons ATG GCTTTGCCTAATCAGCAAACCGTTGATTATCCTAGTTTCAAGCTTGTTATCGTCGGTGACGGTGGCACTG GAAAGACAACTTTCGTCAAGAGGCATCTTACTGGAGAGTTCGAGAAGAAATATGAAC CTACAATTGGTGTGGAAGTGCATCCATTGGATTTCTTCACAAACTGCGGAAAGATTCGGTTCTACTGCTGGGATACTGCTGGACAAGAGAAGTTTGGTGGCCTCAGAGATGGATACTA TATCCATGGGCAGTGTGCTATTATAATGTTTGATGTTACAGCCCGACTGACATACAAGAATGTCCCTACCTGGCACCGTGATCTTTGCCG GGTTTGTGAAAACATCCCGATTGTTCTCTGTGGTAATAAGGTTGATGTGAAGAACAGACAAGTAAAGGCAAAGCAGGTTACCTTCCACAGGAAGAAGAATTTGCAGTACTATGAGATTTCAGCTAAGAGCAACTATAACTTTGAGAAGCCTTTCCTTTACCTTGCCAGGAAACTTGCAGG ggatcctAACTTGCACTTTGTAGAATCTCCTGCATTGGCTCCACCAGAAGTTCAAATTGATTTAGCTGCACAACAAGT ACATGAGAATGAGCTTCTCCAAGCTGCTAATCAACCCCTTCctgatgacgatgatgatgcTTTTGAGTAA
- the LOC25490032 gene encoding GTP-binding nuclear protein Ran/TC4 has product MALPNQQTVDYPSFKLVIVGDGGTGKTTFVKRHLTGEFEKKYEPTIGVEVHPLDFFTNCGKIRFYCWDTAGQEKFGGLRDGYYIHGQCAIIMFDVTARLTYKNVPTWHRDLCRVCENIPIVLCGNKVDVKNRQVKAKQVTFHRKKNLQYYEISAKSNYNFEKPFLYLARKLAGDPNLHFVESPALAPPEVQIDLAAQQVQENELLQAANQPLPDDDDDTFE; this is encoded by the exons ATG GCTTTGCCCAATCAGCAAACCGTTGATTACCCGAGCTTCAAGCTTGTCATCGTCGGCGATGGCGGCACTG gAAAGACAACATTTGTGAAGAGGCATCTTACCGGAGAATTTGAGAAGAAATATGAAC CTACAATTGGTGTGGAAGTGCATCCATTGGATTTCTTCACAAACTGCGGCAAGATTCGCTTCTACTGCTGGGATACTGCTGGACAAGAGAAGTTTGGTGGCCTCAGAGATGGATACTA TATCCACGGGCAATGTGCTATTATAATGTTTGATGTTACTGCCCGTCTAACATACAAAAATGTTCCTACCTGGCACCGTGATCTTTGTCG GGTCTGTGAAAACATCCCAATTGTTCTTTGCGGTAACAAGGTTGATGTGAAAAACAGGCAAGTGAAGGCAAAGCAGGTTACCTTCCACAGGAAGAAGAATTTGCAGTACTATGAGATTTCAGCTAAGAGCAACTATAACTTTGAGAAGCCTTTCCTTTACCTTGCCAGGAAACTTGCAGG ggatcctAACTTGCACTTTGTAGAATCTCCTGCATTGGCTCCACCAGAAGTTCAAATTGATTTAGCTGCACAACAAGT ACAAGAGAATGAGCTTCTCCAAGCTGCTAATCAACCCCTTCCTGATGACGATGATGATACATTTGAGTAG